Proteins encoded within one genomic window of Arachis ipaensis cultivar K30076 chromosome B08, Araip1.1, whole genome shotgun sequence:
- the LOC110265268 gene encoding uncharacterized protein LOC110265268, giving the protein MYKVSSLEEDPDRYCNNSMYAPFQEEGVVEENATSEGDDFEWVGGHSAESDREVPFAFYNLYAKMNGFATRRYRSQQNMNNEVTQQKSGRWIIIYFQEVHNHKMLEDTLTFMLPGHKMMNAAFINQTNMMFKVGIRTPQIYASFVQTARGHENVPFLKRDMYNKIDKERKLIGGDATSCLKLLESIAK; this is encoded by the exons atgtaTAAG GTGTCGTCATTAGAGGAAGATCCAGATAGGTATTGTAACAATTCGATGTATGCACCATTCCAGGAAGAAGGGGTCGTTGAGGAGAATGCAACGAGCGAGGGAGATGATTTCGAATGGGTTGGGGGACATTCGGCTGAGTCAG ATCGGGAAGTTCCTTTTGCTTTCTATAACTTGTATGCGAAGATGAACGGATTTGCTACAAGAAGGTACCGGTCGCAGCAAAACATGAACAACGAGGTTACACAACA GAAAAGTGGAAGATGGATCATAATCTATTTTCAGGAAGTTCATAATCACAAGATGCTCGAGGACACTCTAACTTTCATGCTTCCTGGACACAAGATGATGAATGCGGCATTTATTAATCAGACGAATATGATGTTTAAGGTTGGCATTAGGACTCCACAAATTTATGCATCGTTTGTGCAAACCGCAAGAGGCCATGAAAATGTTCCATTTTTGAAAAGAGATATGTACAACAAGATAGACAAAGAAAGGAAGCTCATTGGTGGGGATGCAACATCGTGTCTTAAGTTGTTAGAATCAATAGCAAAGTGA